The region attttttgttaaaatgaagccaataatgtacttttttgtggtcccatttatttagagaagtattgaaaagtatcaaaatacattttggtataggtcccggtactataatattggtatcgggacaacactagtaagagCAGAATTCATTGGTTGATTCTTTGACTACcttagtagtcattttttcactggagagattagtctctacgatgcaaccaagataggtaatctcatttttgtttgttataatattgtcacccactttgactgtgaagttgtctacttttctgaggttaggaattgacccaaaaacctgtgtacttgcaagtaccgaggcaagtcttatttcggcagtttgtcattgaaagccttgctagtctaggTCTTGAGGATTGTAGCTTCGCTTATTTTGTGGCCGTCAGCCTCGGTTCTGTTCTTTATGggtacagaaaatgatggaatgatcacttaagccgCACACAGTTGTTCCACTCGTGGTGATctgagactggtcagaagtaacaaggaggtctatgaaggtttaacaggactcactcaccctggtagtttgcttaatgagctaagtgagacaatgttggtggcacagcttagtgaaggttttaaaaatgggtgcatcctttcaggacatatcagtattccagtccccaagaagtaaacctgtatcaacatgtttacataaaactcacacactcactaaatacattttatactgtaaacAAATCTAATTAAAGTTATGATTTCACTTCCTAAATCTGACTTACAAGTATCAATAAGTGAacataaacaattattttcaataactaaagtagtcaaaacttgaattattaaggtgactgactttccttcagcgtgtcgtagatggtctccaattcctaaagaggaattgttgatgaagatactccataaaacagcacatagtaaaacatgtttttgtgaaagttccttttggcccaggcaacaaaatgaccaccaaaaaatattttgcatgatcacaaaaacataccatgaatgtttttgcagtgattttggaattagattttttGAATTTCCATGATATTTTAGTTATAGTAATGACTATGGCATTAAAAGAATATGTTTAAGTTTACAGATAAAGTTTAGGTGTCATAGACCGTATACACAAAAcaatttttacacactttacatcagtgaagttaGTAATTGcttcaatcaatgctgcctcgtacttataaaaacttttcaaattgcccctcatcaaatttccaagtctgtttttgtactcactgttccacttttgaattaattttaggaACCAATTGggtatttcctgtgtttttattgtttgttttgctacacacttttaacacaacacacggaagaacacaaataatgtaatTGTGTCAACAGTGTCagttcaaaactatttctattccctcttgatcttatttacttatttacccaacagatgtccagcagccccctcacattaaagaggaagaggagaatccacagccccctcacattaaagaggaagaggagaatccacagcccccccacattaaagaggaagaggaggaagtgtggatgagtcaggagggagagtgtcctgtagggcaggaggaggctgatgtcagcaagtttccactgactgttgtctctgtgaagactgaagagcatgaagacaaaccacctgagtcctcacagcttcatcacagtccaagtaagcacaacattttattctcagggcattcaatccatcacaactggactcttcacttggtcttacaagacctttgtcctctcatccaagtaggcttcatcacttcatgctcatacacttcaagtcttaaatctaatcattggaatttagaggagaactgcacttttttgaggaatttttctatcgttcacaatcattataaaagacatgatggtggatatataaaaaaaaaaaaatcccattctaactagggctgggcgatatggccttttaataatatctcaatatttttagtccacatcacgatacagcatatatatgtggatattttgccttagccttgaatgaacacttgatgcatataatcacagcagtatgatgattctatgtgtctacattcaaacattcttcttcatactgcattcatatatgctacttttaaactttcatgcagagagggaaaccacaactaagtcaaattagcaaaagtgtatttattaaacagttattaagcagtggcacaaacattcatgtcatttccaaagcaaaaagtgcaagattgtcagagacattttaaaacaagctatgagtgcacttttgtgaatgatgtcactaagatgacttatcaaaacaacactatattaaagtgcacttgttgtacagaacaccactacaatagtttaaaacaaataaagtgcacttttgtgcatgatgtcacacaagatatatcaataagtgtcaaataaaaatgtgctgcataataggaaatcaaatagtgtatgtccttcactatgtggtaggttcctgcggacgttatctccttctgttgttgaccagTTTTTTAATATggggttgatgtggaaatgtttgcttgggcattttgtgggtgtggcaccaaactgagatgttgacatgcagagtttcaagcactcctcattctctagcgggtgacttttcaaatgatgctacacattagcagtgctgctactttttgtagcaacacttttgccgcatacttgacatattacggttgtcttttcaacatcttcccttttgaaaccaaaccaccgccagacaatggactctgtgctgcttttcttgggaattaattattccttcatttgttaccagactagcaccttctttctctcgtattaccactagcaccaccccgttagcaccacagctaacgttataatgccgctacctgtctgctctgcgagggcgtatgacgttgcacacgcgacagtatgtgacgtatgtgaggaggtgcgcttgttttatgtctctgtgagaaggagagacaagaaagagtgagaagaggatgtagtgtaatgcccgcggctaaaagcaactgagtgagaacatatactccaatactaacaatatagtcattttctatagcgcacagagacaaacccacaatatatggagtatattccatatatcacccagccctaattctaactcataaatgtaaataaaagtccacttgcaatggagccaatgggaggtcctctctaaTCATCCAAAAAAGGCCAACCAAGTATTGAGTTGAGTTGAGATGAGTAtgactttatttggaacatgcaagcatacaacatgatacatcacacatgcatgcatacaacatgatacatcacacatgcatgcatacaacatgatacatcacacatgcatgcatacaacatgatacatcacacatgcatgcatacaacatgatacatcacatatgcatgcatacaacatgatacatcacacatgcatgcatacaacatgatacatcacacatgcatgcatacaacatgatacatcacacatgcatgtatacaacatgatacatcacacatgcatgcatacaacatgatacatcacacatgcatgcatacaacatgatacatcacacatgcatgcatacaacatgatacatcacacatgcatgcatacaacatgatacatcacacatgcatgcatacaacatgatacatcacacatgcatgcatacaacatgatacatcacacatgcatgtatacaacatgataaatcacacatgcatgcatacaacatgatacatcgcacatgcatgcatacaacatgatacatcacacatgcacgcatacaacatgataatcacacatgcatgtatacaacatgatacatcacacatgcatgcatacaacatgatacatcacacatgcatgcatacaacatgatacatcacacatgcatgcatacaacatgatacatcacacatgcatgcatacaacatgatacatcacacatgcatgcatacaacatgatgcatcacacatgcatgcatacaacatgatacatcacacatgcatgtatacaacatgataaatcacacatgcatgcatacaacatgatacatcgcacatgcatgcatacaacatgatacatcacacatgcacgcatacaacatgataatcacacatgcatgtatacaacatgatacatcacacatgcatgcatacaacatgatacatcacacatgcacgcatacaacatgatacatcacacatgcatgtatacaacatgatacatcacaattgcatgcatacaacatgatacatcgcacatgcatgcatacaacatgatacatcgcacatgcatgcatacaacatgatacctcacacatgcatgcatactacatgatacatcacacatgcatgtatacaacatgatacatcacacatgcatgtatacaacatgatacatcacacttgcatgcatacaacatgatacatcacacatgcatgcatacaacatgatacatcgcacatgcatgcatacaacatgatacatcacacatgcacgcatacaacatgataatcacacatgcatgtatacaacatgatacatcacacatgcatgcatacaacatgatacatcacacatgcacgcatacaacatgatacatcacacatgcatgtatacaacatgatacatcacaattgcatgcatacaacatgatacatcgcacatgcatgcatacaacatgatacatcgcacatgcatgcatacaacatgatacgtcacacatgcatgcatactacatgatacatcacacatgcatgtatacaacatgatacataacacatgcatgtatacaacatgatacatcacacatgcatgcatacaacatgatacatcacacatgcatgcatacaacatgatacatcacacatgcatgtatacaacatgataaatcacacatgcatgcatacaacatgatacatcgcacatgcatgcatacaacatgatacatcacacatgcatgcatacaacatgatacatcacacatgcatgcatacaacatgatacatcacgcatgcatgcatacaacatgatacatcacacatgcatgtatacaacatgataaatcacacatgcatgcatacaacatgatacatcgcacatgcatgcatacaacatgatacatcacacatgcacgcatacaacatgataatcacacatgcatgtatacaacatgatacatcacacatgcatgcatacaacatgatacatcacacatgcacgcatacaacatgatacatcacacatgcatgtatacaacatgatacatcacaattgcatgcatacaacatgatacatcacacatgcatgcatacaacatgatacatcacacatgcatgcatacaacatgatacatcacacatgcacgcatacaacatgataatcacacatgcatgtatacaacatgatacatcacacatgcatgcatacaacatgatacatcacacatgcacgcatacaacatgatacatcacacatgcatgtatacaacatgatacatcacaattgcatgcatacaacatgatacatcgcacatgcatgcatacaacatgatacatcgcacatgcatgtatacaacatgatacatcacacatgcctgcatacaacatgatacatcacacatacaacatgatatgtcacacatgcatgcatactacatgatacatcacacatgcatgtatacaacatgatacatcacacatgcatgtatacaacatgatacatcacacatgcaagcatacaacatgatacatcacacatgcatgcatacaacatgatacatcacacatgcatgcatacaacatgatacatcacacatgcctgcatacaacatgatacatcacacatgcatgcatacaacatgatacatcacacatgcctgcatacaacatgatacatcacacatgcaacatgatacatcacacatgcaagcatacaacatgatacatcacacatgcatgcatacaacatgatacatcacacatgcaagtatacaacatgataaatcacacatgcaagcatacaacatgatacataacacatgcaagcatacaacatgatacatcccacatgcatgaatacaacatatacatcacacatacaacatgatacatcacacatgcatgcatacaacatgatacatcacacatgcatgtatacaacatgatacatcacacatacaacatgatacatcacacatgcatgtatacaacttgatacatcaaaCATTCATTGAaaaccacatgatacatcacacatgcatgcatacaacatgatacttcacacatacaacatgatacatcacacatgcatgcatacaacatgatacatcacacatgcaagtatacaacatgatacatcacacatgcaagcatacaacatgatacatcccacatgcatgaatacaacatatatatcacacatacaacatgatacatcacacatgcatgcatacaacatgatacatcacacatgcattcatacaacatgatacatcacacatacaacatgatacatcacacatgcatgtatacaacttgataaatcacacatgcatgcataccacatgatacatcacacatacatgcatacaacatgatacttcacgcatacaacatgatacttcacacatgcatgtatacaacttgatacatcacacatgcatgcatacaacatgatacatcacacatgcatgcatacaacatgatacatcacacatgcatgtatacaacatgatacatcacacatgcatgcatacaacatgatacatcacacatacagcatgcatacaacatgatacatcacacatgcatgtatacaacattatacatcacacatgcatgcatacaacatgatacatcacacatacatgcatacaacatgatacatcacacatgcatgcatacaacatgatacatcacacatgcatgcatacaacatgatacatcacacatgcatgcatacaacatgatacatcacacgtgcatgtatacaacatgatacatcacacatgcatgcatacaacatgatacatcacacatacaacatgatacatcacacatgcatgcatacaacatgatacatcacacatacaacatgatacatcacacatgcatgcatacaacatgatatcatgttgtatgcatgcatgtgtgatgtatcatgttgtatgcatgcatgtgttatgtatcatgttgtatacatgcatgtgtgatgtatcatgttgtatgcatgcatgtgtgatgtatcatgcatgcatttatacaacatgatacatcacacatgcacgcatacaacatgataaatcacacatacatgcatacaacatgatacatcacacatgcatgcatacaacatgatacatcacacatgcacgcatacaacatgatacatcacacatgcacgcatacaacatgatacatcacacatgcacgcatacaacatgatacatcacacatgcacgcatacaacatgatacatcacacatacaacatgaaacatcacacatgcacgcatacaacatgatacatcacacatgcacgcatacaacatgatacatcacacatgcatgcatacaacatgatacatcacacttgcatgtatacaacatgatatcatgttgtatgcatgcatgtgtgatgtatcatgcatgcatgcatacaacatgatacatcacacatgcacgcatacaacatgatacatcacacatacatgcatacaacatgatacatcacacatgcacgcatacaacatgatacatcacacatgcacgcatacaacatgatacatcacacatgcacgcatacaacatgatacatcacacatgcacgcatacaacatgatacatcacacatgcacgcatacaacatgatacatcacacattcacgcatacaacgtgatacatcacacatacaacatgaaacatcacacatgcacgcatacaacatgatacatcacacatgcatgcatacaacatgatacatcacacatgcatgcatacaacatgatacatcacacatgcacgcatacaacatgatacatcacacatgcacgcatacaacatgatacatcacacatgcacgcatacaacatgatacatcacacatgcacgcatacaacatgatacatcacaaatgcacgcatacaacatgatacatcacacatacaacatgaaacatcacacatgcacgcatacaacatgatacatcacacatgcacgcatacaacatgatacatcacacatgcatgtatacaacatgatatcatgttgtatgcatgcatgtgtgatgtatcatgcatgcatgcatacaacatgatacatcacacatgcacgcatacaacatgatacatcacacatacatgcatacaacatgatacatcacacatgcacacatacaacatgatacatcacacatgcacgcatacaacatgatacatcacacatgcacgcatacaacatgatacatcacacatgcacgcatacaacatgatacatcacacatgcacgcatacaacatgatacatcacacattcacgcatacaacgtgatacatcacacataaaacatgaaacatcacacatgtacgcatacaacatgatacatcacacatgcacgcatacaacatgatacatcacacatgcacgcatacaacatgatacatcacacatgcatgtatacaacatgatatcatgttatatgcatgcatgtgtgatgtatcatgcatgcatgcatacaacatgatacatcacacatgcatgtatacaacatgatacatcacacatgcatgcatacaacatgatacgtcgcacatgcatgcatacaacatgatacatcacgcatgcacgcatacaacatgatacatcacacatgcatgtatacaacatgatacatcacacatgcatgcatacaacatgatacgtcgcacatgcatgcatacaacatgatacatcacgcatgcatgtatacaacatgatacatcacatatgcatgcatataacatgatacatcacacatgcatgcatacaacatgatacatcacacatgcatgcatacaacatgatacatcacacatgcatgcatacaacatgatacatcacacatgcatgcatacaacatgatacatcacacatgcatgcatacaacatgatacatcacacatacaacatgatacatcacacatgcaagcatacaacatgatacatcacacatgcatgcatacaacatgatacatcacacatgcaagaatacaacatgatacatcacacatggaagcatacaacatgatacataacacatgcatgtatacaacatgatacatcacccatgcatgcatacaacatgatacatcacacatgtatgtatacaacatgatacatcacacatgcaagaatacaacatgatacatcacacatggaagcatacaacatgatacataacacatgcatgtatacaacat is a window of Nerophis ophidion isolate RoL-2023_Sa unplaced genomic scaffold, RoL_Noph_v1.0 HiC_scaffold_194, whole genome shotgun sequence DNA encoding:
- the LOC133547811 gene encoding uncharacterized protein LOC133547811, with the protein product MCERTIAEYEEELCPTKEEKERPHQKPQVVLHRTDVQQPPHIKEEEENPQPPHIKEEEENPQPPHIKEEEEEVWMSQEGECPVGQEEADVSKFPLTVVSVKTEEHEDKPPESSQLHHSPSKHNILFSGHSIHHNWTLHLVLQDLCPLIQVGFITSCSYTSSLKSNHWNLEENCTFLRNFSIVHNHYKRHDGGYIKKKKSHSN